One stretch of Zingiber officinale cultivar Zhangliang chromosome 6B, Zo_v1.1, whole genome shotgun sequence DNA includes these proteins:
- the LOC121989431 gene encoding trihelix transcription factor GT-3b-like translates to MEHHRRHLHRRLNPYRSVAAPQDHPADASGGVGVNQRFSQWSHEETRELLSARAQLDKSFSETKRNKPLWEATSSLLLLKGFSRTPDQCKSKWKNLVARFKGSESLIEGEKQQFPFYEEMRRILSDRAATPSEKGKRPVQVKELEEEESGKAGKKKRKLDDKVAVGRKSMAINAPAMREFMRRLMETEARWLEAAESRESARQAEEEEWRRLMQALWAERAEMERRWQASEEERRTREEVRAERRHQLIMALLDKHIAQKGLPKDP, encoded by the exons ATGGAGCATCACCGCCGCCACCTCCACCGACGCCTCAATCCTTATCGATCAGTAGCAGCACCACAGGACCACCCTGCAGACGCCAGCGGTGGTGTCGGTGTCAACCAGCGGTTCTCTCAGTGGAGCCACGAGGAGACGAGGGAGTTGCTCTCCGCCCGAGCTCAGCTCGACAAGAGTTTCTCCGAGACGAAGCGCAACAAGCCGCTGTGGGAAGCCACCTCCTCTTTGCTCCTCCTCAAGGGCTTCTCCCGCACCCCCGAccagtgcaagtccaagtggaagAACCTCGTCGCTCGCTTCAAG GGGAGCGAGTCGTTGATCGAAGGCGAGAAGCAACAGTTCCCTTTCTACGAGGAGATGAGGAGGATACTCTCCGACCGGGCGGCGACGCCGTCGGAGAAGGGGAAGCGGCCGGTGCAAGTGAAGGAGTTGGAAGAGGAGGAGAGCGGGAAGGCGGGGAAGAAGAAGCGGAAGCTTGATGATAAAGTCGCCGTAGGGAGGAAGTCGATGGCGATCAACGCTCCTGCCATGCGGGAGTTCATGCGGCGGCTGATGGAGACAGAGGCGCGGTGGCTGGAGGCGGCCGAGTCGCGGGAGTCGGCTCGGCAGGCCGAGGAGGAGGAGTGGCGGCGGTTGATGCAGGCACTGTGGGCCGAGCGAGCAGAGATGGAGCGTCGGTGGCAGGCGAGCGAGGAGGAGCGCCGAACCAGGGAGGAGGTACGAGCTGAGCGCCGCCACCAGCTCATAATGGCGCTCCTCGACAAGCACATCGCTCAAAAAGGATTACCTAAAGATCCATga
- the LOC121989429 gene encoding trihelix transcription factor GT-3b-like: MEHHRLNPYRPVLDAVPAVAAPQDPDASSGVDQRLPQWSHEETRELLSVRAQLDKSFSETKRNKPLWEATSSLLLRKGFSRTPDQCKSKWKNLVTRFKGSESLMEGEKQQFPFYEEMRRILSDRAATPSEKGKRPVQVRELEEEESGKAGKKKRKLDDQVAVARKPMAINAPAMREFMRRLMETEARWLEAAESRESARLAEEEEWRRLMQALRAERAEMERRWRASEEERRTREEARSERRHQLIMAILDKLIAQKD, encoded by the exons ATGGAGCATCACCGCCTCAACCCTTACCGACCGGTACTAGACGCCGTTCCTGCAGTAGCAGCACCACAGGACCCCGACGCCAGCAGTGGTGTCGACCAGCGGCTCCCTCAGTGGAGCCACGAGGAGACGAGGGAGTTGCTCTCCGTCCGAGCACAGCTCGACAAGAGTTTCTCCGAGACGAAGCGCAACAAGCCGCTGTGGGAGGCCACCTCCTCCTTGCTCCTCCGCAAGGGCTTCTCCCGCACCCCCGAccagtgcaagtccaagtggaagAACCTCGTCACCCGCTTCAAG GGGAGCGAGTCGCTGATGGAAGGCGAGAAGCAACAGTTCCCTTTCTACGAGGAGATGCGGAGGATACTCTCCGACCGGGCGGCGACGCCGTCGGAGAAGGGGAAGCGGCCGGTGCAAGTGAGGGAGTTGGAAGAGGAGGAGAGCGGGAAAgcggggaagaagaagaggaagcttgaTGATCAAGTCGCCGTAGCGAGGAAGCCGATGGCGATCAACGCTCCTGCCATGCGGGAGTTCATGCGGCGGCTGATGGAGACGGAGGCGCGGTGGCTGGAGGCGGCCGAGTCGCGGGAGTCGGCGCGGCTGGCCGAGGAGGAGGAGTGGCGGCGGCTGATGCAGGCTCTGCGGGCCGAGCGAGCAGAGATGGAGCGGCGGTGGCGGGCGAGCGAGGAGGAGCGCCGGACCAGGGAGGAGGCGCGCTCTGAGCGCCGCCACCAGCTCATAATGGCGATCCTCGACAAGCTCATCGCTCAAAAGGATTAA
- the LOC121989428 gene encoding omega-3 fatty acid desaturase, chloroplastic-like, translating into MASWAISSGYGGFRPLPAAFRRSGSGLRYPVGITPLRSVSGGDGLPGSFRPVGLGRLSGWALGVSAPARVLTLNEAAANGEPRDEGAGKAEAFDPGMPPPFGLTEIRAAIPKHCWVKDPWRSMSYVVRDVVVVLGLAVAAARLDNWIMWPLYWVAQGTMFWALFVLGHDCGHGSFSNNPKLNSFVGHLLHSSILVPYHGWRISHRTHHQSHGHVEKDESWHPLSEKVYKSLDTLVRALRFTMPFPLLAFPLYLFARTPGKSGTHFHPSSGLFLPSEKKDVITSTACWIAMVGLLVGLTCFISPIKMLKLYGIPYVFFVMWLDFVTYLHHHGHEDKLPWYRSKEWSYLRGGLTTLDRDYGWFNNVHHDIGTHVIHHLFPQIPHYHLVEATEAAKPVLGKYYREPKKSGPLPLHLFRVLARSLNNDRFVPDTGDVVYYQTDDRSRSS; encoded by the exons ATGGCGAGTTGGGCCATATCTTCCGGATACGGTGGCTTCAGACCCCTTCCCGCCGCCTTCCGTCGTTCCGGATCCGGCCTCCGATACCCCGTTGGTATCACGCCTTTGAGAAGCGTCTCCGGCGGTGACGGATTGCCCGGCTCCTTCCGCCCCGTGGGGCTTGGCCGCCTTAGCGGATGGGCGTTGGGGGTGAGCGCGCCGGCGAGGGTGCTGACCTTGAATGAGGCAGCGGCGAACGGGGAACCTAGGGACGAGGGTGCGGGAAAGGCGGAAGCCTTCGATCCCGGGATGCCGCCTCCGTTCGGGCTGACGGAAATCCGAGCCGCCATTCCGAAGCACTGCTGGGTAAAGGATCCATGGAGGTCGATGAGCTACGTGGTCCGCGACGTCGTCGTCGTGCTCGGGCTCGCCGTGGCGGCGGCGCGGCTCGACAACTGGATCATGTGGCCACTCTATTGGGTGGCGCAGGGAACCATGTTCTGGGCCCTCTTCGTTCTCGGCCACGATTG TGGCCATGGGAGTTTTTCTAACAATCCGAAGCTGAATAGTTTTGTCGGCCACCTACTCCACTCTTCCATTCTCGTGCCTTACCATGGATG GAGAATTAGTCACAGAACTCATCACCAGAGCCATGGGCATGTTGAGAAGGATGAATCCTGGCACCCG TTGTCCGAAAAAGTGTACAAGAGTTTGGACACTCTAGTTCGGGCGCTACGGTTCACAATGCCATTCCCTTTGTTAGCTTTCCCATTGTACTTG TTTGCAAGGACTCCAGGGAAGAGTGGCACACACTTCCATCCAAGCAGTGGTCTCTTCCTTCCTAGTGAAAAGAAGGATGTTATAACATCAACTGCTTGCTGGATTGCCATGGTAGGGTTGCTTGTAGGGTTGACTTGTTTCATAAGCCCCATTAAGATGTTAAAACTTTATGGAATCCCCTATGTG TTCTTTGTTATGTGGTTGGATTTTGTCACATACTTGCATCACCATGGACACGAAGACAAGCTTCCTTGGTACCGTTCAAAG GAATGGAGTTATCTTAGAGGCGGTTTGACGACATTAGATAGGGATTATGGATGGTTTAACAACGTCCACCATGATATTGGGACTCATGTCATACATCATCTCTTCCCCCAGATACCGCATTACCATCTCGTTGAAGCT ACTGAAGCAGCTAAACCAGTGCTTGGAAAATACTATAGGGAACCAAAAAAATCTGGGCCTTTGCCGCTCCATTTGTTCAGAGTCTTAGCAAGAAGTCTGAATAATGATCGCTTCGTACCTGATACTGGAGATGTCGTGTATTATCAGACAGATGATCGATCACGCAGTTCTTGA